TCAAGCAGTCTGTGTATTTTCTTAACGTGCTGCATGGATAAAAAACGTTTGACGATACCTGCTCAAGCTGCTTGGCGACACGTTTGTCTGAAACGAAAAGCCCTTCGGGGAGGAATTCTCTATATACGCAATGCTTGTTAGGCGCTATGAAGACAAAATACTCACAGCCATTTTTTTTACAAAAATCTACACGGGCATTGATGCTAGTGTTCCATCGTTGCAGCATTGCTGTCGACAGGTTTCTTCTTGCTGTTATCTGATCCAGAACCGGATTGGAGTCCCCACCTAAAAAAAGAAAACCATCCTTTCCCCGTATTGCCGTAATATCCATTCTGCAATCCTCAAACACATACCGAAATCACGACTTGGCAAAGTCAATATCGACGTACGTGTGGTTTGTTTTTCGAACTCGCATTCGCGTTCTCCCTACCAACTCTAACGGGGCTGGAGGGACAACCATATTAAAACGCCTCAAACAACGTCGGAACGGCAGGGCCCTGGCGGGGGGCACAGCCACGGGCGGCAGCTTGCCTGATTCGGCTTAATAACTTAAAGTGGACAGTTTCTCAAGCACCTGCTCCAACTCATCCATAGCGCCAAAAGCTCCGCACGAAGCTTCCGCCGTTCATCATTCTGGAATGATTTCGAATATTTATTGAATAAATTCAGAGGTTTAGGCAAATCAAGCTCGCCATTATCGTAAAATCCCCTCTTTCTGTCTACCACCTTACCGCCCCCAATGTACCGCCGTTCTGGTCCTGGCGCCAGAAGTGGCCCAGGAGAACTGGACCAGTCGCTAGAGCATATTAATTTTGAAAAGAGCTATACCCGCAGGAGGCAAACCACCCTTTTGCGTCCTGGGCTGTGACGGCATCCAGGGCCGTGGCAATGGCTTTGAGCAGTGTCTCTTGCGAACGAGCCTTTATGGATCGTAAGATCTGCTTTACTTTGCTCCACATCTTTTCAATGGGATTGAAATCAGGGCTGTATGCTGGCAGAAGAAGCACTCTTGCGCCTCGTTGTTCTATGAGTACTATAACTTTTTGGTCTTTATATGCAGAAAGATTGTCCATTACGACAACGTCGTCGTCGCGGAGGCGTGGTGCAAGCATTTTTTCTCTATTTATGCGGAAAATTTCAGCGTTAACAGCACCATCAAAGACAACGCATTCCGTACTTCCATCCAGTCGAATGGAAGACAGCATGGTCGTCGTTTTCCAATGGCCATGTGGGGCGGCGTCCACGCAACGATTGCCATAAAGCGCTCGACCATAGAGGCGGGTCATATTCGTTTTGGCGCTGGACTCATCCAGAAAGACAAGGCGCTCAGGAGGAATCTGTTGCACAGTTTCAGGCCACTTCTCACGCGCCTGTTTTACATCCTCCCGCTCTTGCTCAGCCGCGCGTAGCGATTTTTTTTATAGCTGAACCCGAGCGCTCGGATGGTATTGTGCACGGTGACAAGCGAGCATGTTTTTGCAAATCGTTCGCGGACTTGCTCAAGGGTAACGTCTGGATGTTCCTCCAGAAACGCAACAAGCTGTTCTCGCTCCTGGGGAGAGAAGGCCGCGGCCATGTGCCCTCTGCGGCGCGGCTCAAGCCTGTTCTCCTCTTTATATTCTCGGAGCCAGCGTTTGAGCGTGCTCGTGTGACATTCAAACATCCTGGACACGGTTTCCAGCGTCCCTTTGCCTGATAAGTATGCCTTTACCGCCAATTCTCGAACTTCTTTTGTTGCTATGCCCATGGCATGAGCATAGCACTATTGCTAGACTTTTTCAATATTAAAATGCTCTAATGAGCGGCTTGTCCCAGGCCTTGGCTTCCAATATGAATATGGGTATGTTGGGATTGGCTTTGACGCCCAGATAGTCAATGAATCTGGTCGTCTCTGCCTTGATACGCGCTTCCTCAGCGACATTCCCGCCCGCACCTCGGTCCCAGCCAAGCAATTGCAGCAGCCGGTCGAAAAAGAAAATCCGGGTATCATGCTCGTGAAACACGGCATCGCCAGCGCCAGCATAGGGGTTGATCGCCGGACGTGTTTGCTCATCCTCGATTGTTTTGAGCAACTCTTCGAGTCCAAGTCGAAACTCATTCTCGACGCGCCCCCTGTTCATTGCAGCAATTCCGGCAGACAATAGAGCAGGCGGCGCGCAGCGGGCCAGCCAGCGTTCATGAACATGTCGAGACAGTTGATCAACAAGCCACGCCGGCCTTCCTCCTCGAAGAGTTGCTTATGATCGGCGAGGAATATGCCAATGAGTTTGACAAACTGGTCCGCGCCGAGGGATTCGAACTGATAGCCCGTCTTGCGCCCACCGCCGAGCAGGGCGTGTGCTGTGAGGTCGAACGCACGTGCGGCATCGAACGGCCGCAGGAATTCCAGCAGGTTGAGCAGATTATAGACTGTGTGCGGCGTGGCATGATTGCCAATGATCTCCAGTGTATCCGCAATTTCGTCGAAGAACAGGCGGAGCCCCGCGCCTCCGAGGGCAGGCTCGGCCTCCTGGTCAGTATGGCTGGCTCCCGAGGCATAGTAGAGTTCGTGACAGACCGCATCAAGCAGCCTGGCCATGGCGCGCCCCTGCTCTTGCGCCGCCTCGTCAGGCTTCTTGATTGCAAAATAGTCAGCAAGGCCGCCGTCCGCCGCCTGGGCCACCGCATGCACAAGCGCCTGGGAGCGATGTCGAATCGCATTCTGCTCCGTATCCTCATTCGCCTTGCCGTCGAGGCCGAGCACCAACGCCTTGCGAAGTGTCCCGAGGACGTTACAGAGTTCGGGGAGATGCTCGGTCGGCATCGCGATCCAGCCGTCTATCACCGCATGGGCGGCCTGCCGCTCATGGGTCACCCAGAGAATCGTGAGCGAATTTGCGAGCGACTTGCGCATTCGCGCTTGCTTATCGGGCGCATCCGCAAAGCGCCCCAGGAGCCCAAGCGCCAACTGCAGCACCCGATCCGGCGCATGAGGAACAAAACGGCAGAGCACGTCCGGCATAACATGGTCGAGCACGCCCAGGTTGGTCTCCACATCGAAACGTGCCGACAGCCGTCGCCAGAATCCTTCAGTATCAAGTGCACTGATTCGCGGTAGATAAAGCGCCGCCATGAGCCGTACCGCCGGGTGCGGATCCTGAAGTAACGCATCGATTCGCAGTGCGAGCGCAGAGTACAGGTCGGGCCGTCCTCGCGAGAGAGCAAGCGCGAGCTTGGCGGCGTCGACACGTGGCGCGGGCGAGCCCCACGATGCGCCACGTTCAAAATTCGCCTCGGTGTCCTCTTCCGTTTGAGGACCTTGCGATGTCGCCACCAGCGTGAACAGATCGATTAAACGCGTGGTCGAAACGGGGTCCTCGGCCCTTGGCGTCTCCTTGCGCTCGATCAGGCGATCAAGGGCGCGAGCGATCTGGCCCTCGGCGTGGTCCACAAGATCGGGATGCTGCGCGTCGCGATCAATCGTTGAGGCCAGCCGTTCCAGCACATCAAGGGTTTCCTGGAGCGGGACCGGCGTTGCCTCTCTCGCATCCCGCTCAAGCTCGAGTTGGTCCTCGACGGTGTCAATCGCCGCCATCAGCGACTGGTTGGCAGGCAGGTCGCGGTCGAGCTCAAGGATCCAATCATAGGGCTTTGGGGAACCATCAATGCTGTGGATGGTATACAGTCGTTCATTGCGCACATCGTCCGCGGCCTTTGGCTCATCCACAACGGACCGTGCGTGGTCGGTCAGCAGCCGTTCCCGCCCAATTGCACCGAACAGCCAGCGCTCGAAGCTCTCGCGAGCGCCATCCGGCGACTGGAGTCGGGAAAAGTCAAATGCGGGCACTCCTGTCTCGAAGTCTCGACGCGCTGATTCACTCAGCCGATCATACCCGGCGGCCACTGCGTCCACGGCATCCCTCCACGTGTCGGGCAGTGTGAGGAAGGCCTCCTGCATCGCCAGGGGCAGCACGAGATCCAGCACTTCGTCGCGCCGTTCGCTTGCGACCATGAACAGGCGGGACCAAAAGATGGCGAGGCTTGCTTTCTCGACAAGGCATTCCACAACCGGCCGCGCTGCTGTTGCGTCGCTGCTTCGCAGATAGTCGAGCAGCGTCTTGACGAGGGCCTCGCCATCATCACGAGATTCCTGATCAGGGTCGCTGGCCCAGATGTAGCTCCAGTCTTCGCGCAGCCGGACCGTTCGTGATTCGAGCGTGATGCTGACATCCAGCCATTCGGATTTGCGGGGATTCTCGCGCGCGACATAGGCTTCGGTGGCCTCAAGAATCGCATCAACCGCTTCCTTGGGATGGAGCGCAAGAAACGTGGGCACAAATTCGGTGAGCGCATGGCAGGCCGATTCATAATCCTGGCGGGCATTGGAGCGCAGGGCCAAGATCTGGCTGTCCCCCAACATGGTTTCGCGATCATCTGTGACGACGTATGCGAAGACGTGCTGATAGATCTGCCGGGCAAAGGCAGGATCATGCGTGGCAATTTCTTTTATCCTGCGGCACAGCGCCGGCACCTCCTCGGGGGCAAAGCGCTCAAGGCGGGCAGGATCAAAGACGCGTTCAAGCAGACAGCGCGAGACCTCCGGATCGGTGTCATAGGTGCCGCCCACAAAGTTGATCGCCGCGATGACCAGATTGCGGGGTTCGTCGAGGGTCAAGGCATGGTCAAGCAGCGCGCGGGCTGCGATCCCAAGATCTGCGCGTTCCTGCTCGTCGGAAACCTTCCCGAGGAAGCAGAGCAGCAAGAACCGCATGACTTCGGAGACCGGAGACACATTCGCGGCAAGATCGCGCAACAATCGCACCCATGGCGCAAGGGGCGTTTCCGGATGGTCTTCGAGCCGGATGGCCAGTGCGCCGCTCAAGTGCACCAGTGCCTGCACCGCAAGATCATCTGCCTTGACAGCACGCTGCGCAAGTATGGCTACATCACTCGGCGACAGCGGATATTCGGCGCAGATCCGCCCGGTCGCGCCACGGATCACCGGGTCGCCGTTCCCGTCGGCCAGAATGCGAGCCGCCGCTGTCCAGAACCTCGCCCGGGTTTGGTCGGCATCCCAGATTTCGTGCAGCACGAATGCCAACGCAGGAGCGAGCATCAGCCCGCGAGCGTCAGCCTTGGGGAAGCTGAGCGAGCCATCTACCAACTGTTCCGGATCCAGATACTCTCGGGACACGGCATAATCGAAAAGAACATGGTGGCGGAATTGAATTTGGCGGTCACCGTTAATCGAGACCAGCACTCCCTTGCGCTTCAGGGCATCAACGGTTGCCGGCTCAGATCCCGCCGCTGTGGAAAAAGCCGCCCGAAGGACTCGCCCCTCGACCATTTCATGCACCATGCGATGAATGCAGGCTTTTGCAGGAGCCCCGAGCGCATTGACGCGGTGATCCCAGTAAAGCTTCAACAATGCTGTTTGCGAAGCAATGTGCGAGAAGTCGGCAGTGACCAGGCCGTCCTTGATCAACTCGCACAGCAGACGCGTGTTGAACGGGACTGCCGCAAGATCGCGCAGTGCAGGGGGCGCATGTTTGAGCGCGGCTTGGAGGGCCGGTGTCTGGTCGAGCAGCTTCTGAAACTCGGTGGGAGACCAGGACGGCACCTGCACGTGCCGAACGGTTTGAAAGCCCTGCGCCTGGAAATCTGCCGCAGGCGGGGCTCCCTTGAACAACGTTCGGTACTGTTGCCCCATCCGCAGGTCAAAGGTGCGTATGGAGGCAATGACACGCCAGCGTCCTTTCCGCTCCATGATGCGCTCAATGAGCTTGCGAAAGACGCCTTCCTCTTTATCCCCGCGGGCTGCGTCCAACGCATCGATGATCAGCCAGCCCGGACCTGCACCGTCCCAGGCGTCGAGGGTCTCAATCAGCCCATGCTCTAGCTCAAGTTCATTCTTGAGGCCTTCGAGGGTCTCGACCGAATGCCTGTCGACCGCCAGTTCAAGCACGTCATGCTTGCGAGCCCGCAGCTCGCGAGCAAGCGCGTTCAGCACGCCACTTTTCCCGGCTCCCGGCTCGCCCACGATGAGGAACGGCCCCTCAAGCGCCGCGGCCAGGATCGCCTCCTCGCATTCTCGCTTGATTGTGACAGGCTGGCCGTCCGCCGCCTCGATCGTCTCGTAGCGCTCCAGCATCTTGGCCGTTTCAGCGCTATGGTTGCGCAGCCGCTCGATATCGCGCTTGAAGTTCGGCGGTGACGGCAGCGTCAGACCCCGCGCAAAAAGGTCCCTGCGGAGCGTGGTAAAATCCACTCCCCCGCGCTGCGCCATCAACTCGCCGCACAGCGCCACAAGGCCAGCCACCAACGCCCGGGCATGTGCTGTGTGGGGGGTGTCGAAGGCCTGGAACACGGCAGCAGCTTCCTGTTCGAGACTCGCAGGATCGAACTGAAATATTCGAACCAAGCCTGCCAGCGTGTTGGCGAACCCGTGCTCCAACGGCGCGGAGGTGGTGCTTTTCCATGTGCTTTCGACAACGGCAGAGAACTGCGAAAAGGCTTTGGTCTGCTCCTTATTCAGCGCCCCGCCGCCCGGCTGCGAGGCGAGTCGAAGGGCATTCGCCAGCGTGAGCACCACCGTTTTAGGCGCAGTTGGGCCAACGGCCAGCACCAGACGATCAAGATGCGGATCCAGTGGACGTTTCCATTGCCGTGTTCCATCGCCGGACAGGCAAGCCAGCCAAAGCCGGACAAACTGGGCTATCGTCTTGCCCAGGGGGCTTACCGGATCTGATGAGAGCGACACGTCGGTCTTTGCCTGTATTGCAACAAAGCCGTCTGCGGATGTTGCAATCAGCATATCATCGACCGACGCTTCTGTTTCAAAGCGCATCCACACGGGTGTGGCGTCGCCCAGCTCGAGAATCGCGGGTAATGGCCGCTGGGCCAAAAGTTTGCAGCCGATGAGCGCGCCCAAGCGTTGTTGAAACAGGATGCCAGCGCTCGTCGCGGCGCCGCCACCGCCGACCCGCTGGGACGTTTGACCCGTCATGTTCACGTCGCGGTCCTTTGCTTCACGCTTTTTCCGTTTTCCACTACGCGTGATTGCGTACCGTAGTCAATCCTGCCTCACCCCTGCAGACGCCTATAATAGCGAGGGCAGATTTGTGGGGGAGTTCCGTAGCGCCTGAGCAATTCCTTCGGGAGAGGGAGACTCATTGCGCAAACGAGGGGAATCGCAATCTATATTTCAGACCAATCAAGTCAATTTGCCCCAAACGGCACGTTCGTTGGTAGTACCCCTTCATACGACGCCCACCGGCCGCAACTGCTCCCGTTGTGATTACACCATGACTGTGCCCGCCAATGATGGAAAGGGAGGCAATGGTATGCATTGCTCCAATTGTAGCCGCTACCAAGTCTTTAAGAACGTCTGTCGTGGCTGCGGCGCACGCTATGAGTAGCATACACTGCACAGTGTTATACAGGAAGATGGGTTTTCGTCTGCTTTGGACAGGATTTTCCGACCATACCACCGCATCGGGTTTTTTTTGGCAAACTGCGATCCGTAGTTGCCGCTCGCCCGGGGAATTCCGCTTGACAATGAAGGCATTGATAAGACAGATAAATTCACGCCGGAATGCGTCTCTCTGCGGTTGAGGGCACACGGTTAGGCCACACGATTAGGCCACACGGCCCCTGGAACTGCGGTGCGACATATGGCTATGATGAACCTTGATGTCTTTTCACAACAGTTGCTGCGATTTTACGACACGTGCCTCTCGGAGCATGGGGACACTGCGCGCGGGGCTGGCTGGCCGAACGAGACGGACCGCGGACGCAGATTCCGTATCGGATGCGAAATCATTGCGCAATTTGGCGGAGGTGACTCTGTCACGGTCTGCGATCTTGGCTGCGGCACTGGTGAATTGTACGGCCACATCGTGCGGAACGGCCTCGACAACATTTCGTATACCGGCGTCGATCTGTCCTCTGCCGCATTGCAGTACGCCACCGAGAAGTTTCCGGCAGCCAATTTTTTGCAGCTCGATGTCCTGCAGTGTTCAGATGAGCTGCTGCAAGCAATCAATTGCGATTTCATCTTCGCCAATGGCCTCTTTACAGTCAAAAACAGTGCCAGCCACGCGACGATGTTCCGCTTCATGACCGCGACGCTCGAACGGGTATGGCCCAAGGCCCGCCGCGGCATCATCTTTAATGTGATGTCGAAGGTCGTCGACTGGGAGCGCGAGGATCTCTTCCATGTATCATATGATGAGCTTGCCGAATATCTTCACCGACTGGCCGGACGTTTCATTGGGTTCCGAGCCGATTATGGCCTCTATGAACTGATGGCCTACGCGGTGAAGCCGGGAGCGGCGTCGCGGCAGGCCGTCTGCCGGCCAATTCCCCCACAGGCTGCATGGATCCCTGTCTTTCGCCCGGCCCTGCCAACCGCCGAACGCCTCGCCCCATTTCTTGCGATAATCGACCAGACCCGGCAGTATTCCAACTACGGCGGCCTGGTCGGACGGTTCGCGAAGCGCCTCTCGGAAACGTTGGGCCTTGGGGCGGACGGGGTACGCCCCGCTGTCTCCGGCACCCTGGCTCTGCTTGGAGCGATTCTTGCCAGTGCCGGACGGGCGAGTCCGGACCGTCCGTTGGCGCTTTGTCCGGCCCATACCTTCGTCGCCACAGCCAATGCGGCCGAGATGGCCGGGTACCAGCCGTATTTTGTTGATGTGGACGTCAATTCCTGGCTCTTCGAGCCGGCCATGGCCCGAAATCATCCCGCGCTGGACAGGGTGGGCTTGGTTCTGGCGGTGGCTCCTTACGGGCAGGGCGTCGAACAGGCGGCATGGGCGGCATTCTCTCGCGACACGGGTATTCCCGTGGTCATCGATGGCGCCGCCACCTTTGAACGATTAGCCGCATTTCCAGGGGAGTTGGTCGGACAGGTTCCGGTCGCCCTCAGCCTGCATGCGACCAAGACCTTCAGCACAGGCGAGGGCGGAGCGGTGGTCTGTGCTGACCGGGGCCTCCTCGATCGTGCGACAGCAGCGCTGAACTTCGGTTTCAATGGCGAACGCATCAGCAGCATGCCAGGGACCAACGGCAAGATGAGCGAGTATCACGCCGCCGTCGGATTGGCAGCGTTGGAGGCTTGGCCCGAAACGCAAGCCGCCTTCGACAAGGCGGCGTACACGTATCGGCGTCAGGCTGAAGCGGCAGGGTGTGGAGACCGAGTCGTCACCGCCCCTCGCATCGCCTCCTGTTACACGCTCTATCATGCCCGGGATGCAGTCGAGGCGGCGGCCGTTGAGAACGCTTTGCACGCAGCACGCATAGAATACAGGCACTGGTATGGCCCCGGCCTGCACCTGGAACCTGCGTTCCGGAGCGCGCCCCGCGACGAGCTGCCCAATACGGAACAACTGGGCCGTTGCCTCATTGGTCTGCCCATGGCGCCCGATCTGTCGACGCAGGAGATTTTTCGAATCGTGGCCGCTCTTGATGCAGGGTTGCGGGGAATTTCAGGTCATGACGAGGAGGGCAACAATGGCTGACGTGGTGCTTTTTGGCGCAGGGCAGATCGCGGATGTCGCACGCGTCTATATGGACACTCATGGCCCGGATCGAATCGTCGGCTTTACCGCGGATGCGGCGTACTGCACAGCCGAGACCTTTGCCGGTCGGCCGCTGGTCCCCTGGGAGGACCTTGAGCGCCATTTCCCGCCGGATCAGGTGCAACTGCTTGGTCCCCTCAGCTTTCGCAGGCTCAACGAATTTCGCCGGGCGCGCTACCTGGAAGGCAAGGCTCGCGGTTACGCCTTCACCTCCTTCATTCACCCCGCTTGCCATAACTATGCGCAGTCCATTGGCGAGAATTGTTTTATCCTGGAGGAGAACACGTTGCAGCCCTTTGTGTGCATCGGCAATAATGTCATGCTTTGGAGCGGCAACCACATTGGCCACCATACGCGGATCGAGGACCACTGCTTTCTGGCCGGGCATGTCGGCGTGGCGAGCAATGTGGTCATTGAGGAGGGCTGCCTCATCGCAGGCTGTGGCGGTGTCAATTATGGCGTGCGGCTCGGAGCCTGGAGTTTTGTCGGTATGGGCGCCATCATCCGAAGAGACCTCCCCCCGGAGAGTGTGACGCCCCCTACGCCGCACCCCCGCATTGCGCCGTATTCCAGCCGGCGGATACGGAGGCTGTTCTGATGTCCTGCCATGTGGCCACGGTCTGGCGGCGGATGCGCCGCATCATCGGCCCGGCAGAGTATCTCCCATGGAACAAGAGCCGTGTCGGACTCCCAGTCTGCCTGCCGTGCGACGAGCACTGCTGGCGTATCTGGTTTTCCGCATGCAACGAGCAGGGACAAAGCGATGCCTTGTGCGTGGACGTCGATCCATCGGATGCCATGAATATCCTGGCGTTTCGCCAGTGCCCCGGACTTGAACGCGGCGGGGACGGAGCGTTCGACAGCGCCGGCTTGATGCCGGGGTGCGTCCTCGCGGTCGATGGCTGCATCCTGTTGTGGTATTCCGGCATGCGTCTGCGCCAGGATGTGCCGTATGAACTAGCCATCGGGCTGGCTATCAGCGAGGATGGTGGCGTCAGTTTCCGCAAGGTGAGCGAGGCCCCTGTATTGACTGCCGGACCAGACGATGCCGGTCTCGCCCACAGCCCCATGGTCGTCCACCACCCTGACGGCTTCGAAATGTGGTATGCCGGCGGTACTGAATGGACATCGTTCGAGGGCCGTGTCAATCCACAGTATTCCCTGCGTTGCGCCCATTCTCCTGATGGCATTCACTGGACGCCAGCCGGTCCGGTTTTTGCCCTTGCGGAACAGGGAATTGGCGCTGCCGGGCGGCCATGGTTCGTCGCCTCGGAGCGGCCAAGGCTGTTTTTCGATGTCCGTGGGGCGAATCGCTTTCGCGAGCCAACCTCTGGGGAAGCCTATCGTCTGCATCATGCGCCACTGCACGGCAAGACGATACGACCAGCTGAGATAGAGCCGGTGGTGTTCACCCCGGTACCGACAGCCGATGATTGGGACGGCTGGATGCAGGCCTATTGCTGCATCGTCCCATTCCGGGATTCGCACATCATGTTCTACACCGGCAATGGCTTTGGTCGTGCCGGCTTTGGCTATGCAGTGGCCGAGCCGGTCTCCGGTGCTGAACAGATCCCAGACCGTGGACGATCGTGACCATGGCCTGCAGACATGCCCACCGGATCCGCCGACGCATTGCGGTCATGCAGCCGTACTTTTTTCCCTATGCCGGCTACTTCCGCCTTCTGGCAGGCGTAGACTGTTTTGTGCTGCTCGACTGCGTCCAGTTCAATCGGCGTGGCCGGGTGCACCGCACTGAAGTCCCGGCCCCGGCCGGGGGAACGCAATGGCTTACCCTGCCCCTGGCTCGGCAGCCGCGCGAGACGTGCATCCGCGACCTAGCCTTTGCGGCCGATGCCCGATCGGCCTTTGATGCTCGCTTGCACCGGCATCCTTGGCTGGCCGCTGGTTCCGGGCCTGCCTCGGACCGCGTCCGGGCCTTCCTGGGCTCCCCCCTGCTGCGGGTAATGGATTTTATCGAAGCCGGTGTGCATCTTGTCGCGGATTTGCTGGATCTGCGACCCGAAATCATCCTGGCGTCGACGCTGGAGCTTCCGCCCGACGTCCGCGGCCAGGATCGGATCATCGCCATTGTCAAGGCGCTGCAGGGAACGGAATACCTCAACGCCCCCGGTGGCCGAAGCCTCTATGACTCCCAGGCCTTCGAACAAGCAGGGCTGCAGCTCGAATTCCTGCCACCGTATGGAGGGGATTTTCCATTGCTGTTGCCAGCACTTATGTCCGTGGATCCTCGGGAGATCCAGGCCGACATCCGCCGAACAATGCGGGCCCCCATGGACATTGATTTATACGAGCATAACAGCTCGCTAAATAACGTACATTGCACTCCAGGACGGCGCGCCGGATGCGATGATTCTGCCAGAAATCATTAAATTCACTTCAGCGATTTCTGGATTGAAAAAGTCCATGGAGGATTTTTTCAACACCCTGATAAGGTTTCGTGACAACAATTTGAAAGACGCGGGTTCGAAATGAAACTGGTTGCGCAAGTGATAGCAGGCAACTCGGCGCATGATCTCATTGGATGCTTTGCCCATCATAGAAGCATGGGCGTGGATGCGTTCATCGTCTGTCATTGGCATTCGGATGACAACACGCCAGAGCTGCTGCAGACCCTGGAACGGGAGCACGCCGATATCACGGTTGTGCAGCTTCCGGGGAACCTGGAACAAATTCTGGACGCTGAGCGGGCTACACTGGATCTGGCACGCAGGAAATACGACGCCGACTGGATCATCCGAATCGATTCCGACGAACGCTGGCTTGTGCAACGCGGATCGCTCAAAGAGGCCGTGGCCAAGGAGACCCAGACGGCATCAATCACAGCGCCGCGCTATAATATTGTCTGGCCCACGCCGGAAGCAGCGGCGCAGGCGGACATCTCGTCAACAATGGCGTTGCGGGAACTCCCACTGGCCGTATTTCCGGTGACCATTGACCCGGCCGAGCGCAGCACCCTTGGAGGCATACCCTGGGTGCTTACACGCGTGGGGCCAAAATGCTGCATGCGCGCCTGTGAGTCCCTTGATTTCAACGTAGGCGGCCATGCGGTCATCAACCGGGTGAACAAACAGGGTATTCCGACTTCCGTCGCGACTGATATCGTCATTGCTCATATCGCTTTCACCACACTCGCTCGATTTGAAATCAAGATGCGTGCTGTCTCGATGATCGTC
This sequence is a window from Megalodesulfovibrio gigas DSM 1382 = ATCC 19364. Protein-coding genes within it:
- a CDS encoding helix-turn-helix domain-containing protein, with product MGIATKEVRELAVKAYLSGKGTLETVSRMFECHTSTLKRWLREYKEENRLEPRRRGHMAAAFSPQEREQLVAFLEEHPDVTLEQVRERFAKTCSLVTVHNTIRALGFSYKKNRYARLSKSGRM
- a CDS encoding ATP-binding protein; the protein is MNMTGQTSQRVGGGGAATSAGILFQQRLGALIGCKLLAQRPLPAILELGDATPVWMRFETEASVDDMLIATSADGFVAIQAKTDVSLSSDPVSPLGKTIAQFVRLWLACLSGDGTRQWKRPLDPHLDRLVLAVGPTAPKTVVLTLANALRLASQPGGGALNKEQTKAFSQFSAVVESTWKSTTSAPLEHGFANTLAGLVRIFQFDPASLEQEAAAVFQAFDTPHTAHARALVAGLVALCGELMAQRGGVDFTTLRRDLFARGLTLPSPPNFKRDIERLRNHSAETAKMLERYETIEAADGQPVTIKRECEEAILAAALEGPFLIVGEPGAGKSGVLNALARELRARKHDVLELAVDRHSVETLEGLKNELELEHGLIETLDAWDGAGPGWLIIDALDAARGDKEEGVFRKLIERIMERKGRWRVIASIRTFDLRMGQQYRTLFKGAPPAADFQAQGFQTVRHVQVPSWSPTEFQKLLDQTPALQAALKHAPPALRDLAAVPFNTRLLCELIKDGLVTADFSHIASQTALLKLYWDHRVNALGAPAKACIHRMVHEMVEGRVLRAAFSTAAGSEPATVDALKRKGVLVSINGDRQIQFRHHVLFDYAVSREYLDPEQLVDGSLSFPKADARGLMLAPALAFVLHEIWDADQTRARFWTAAARILADGNGDPVIRGATGRICAEYPLSPSDVAILAQRAVKADDLAVQALVHLSGALAIRLEDHPETPLAPWVRLLRDLAANVSPVSEVMRFLLLCFLGKVSDEQERADLGIAARALLDHALTLDEPRNLVIAAINFVGGTYDTDPEVSRCLLERVFDPARLERFAPEEVPALCRRIKEIATHDPAFARQIYQHVFAYVVTDDRETMLGDSQILALRSNARQDYESACHALTEFVPTFLALHPKEAVDAILEATEAYVARENPRKSEWLDVSITLESRTVRLREDWSYIWASDPDQESRDDGEALVKTLLDYLRSSDATAARPVVECLVEKASLAIFWSRLFMVASERRDEVLDLVLPLAMQEAFLTLPDTWRDAVDAVAAGYDRLSESARRDFETGVPAFDFSRLQSPDGARESFERWLFGAIGRERLLTDHARSVVDEPKAADDVRNERLYTIHSIDGSPKPYDWILELDRDLPANQSLMAAIDTVEDQLELERDAREATPVPLQETLDVLERLASTIDRDAQHPDLVDHAEGQIARALDRLIERKETPRAEDPVSTTRLIDLFTLVATSQGPQTEEDTEANFERGASWGSPAPRVDAAKLALALSRGRPDLYSALALRIDALLQDPHPAVRLMAALYLPRISALDTEGFWRRLSARFDVETNLGVLDHVMPDVLCRFVPHAPDRVLQLALGLLGRFADAPDKQARMRKSLANSLTILWVTHERQAAHAVIDGWIAMPTEHLPELCNVLGTLRKALVLGLDGKANEDTEQNAIRHRSQALVHAVAQAADGGLADYFAIKKPDEAAQEQGRAMARLLDAVCHELYYASGASHTDQEAEPALGGAGLRLFFDEIADTLEIIGNHATPHTVYNLLNLLEFLRPFDAARAFDLTAHALLGGGRKTGYQFESLGADQFVKLIGIFLADHKQLFEEEGRRGLLINCLDMFMNAGWPAARRLLYCLPELLQ
- a CDS encoding DegT/DnrJ/EryC1/StrS family aminotransferase, with translation MAMMNLDVFSQQLLRFYDTCLSEHGDTARGAGWPNETDRGRRFRIGCEIIAQFGGGDSVTVCDLGCGTGELYGHIVRNGLDNISYTGVDLSSAALQYATEKFPAANFLQLDVLQCSDELLQAINCDFIFANGLFTVKNSASHATMFRFMTATLERVWPKARRGIIFNVMSKVVDWEREDLFHVSYDELAEYLHRLAGRFIGFRADYGLYELMAYAVKPGAASRQAVCRPIPPQAAWIPVFRPALPTAERLAPFLAIIDQTRQYSNYGGLVGRFAKRLSETLGLGADGVRPAVSGTLALLGAILASAGRASPDRPLALCPAHTFVATANAAEMAGYQPYFVDVDVNSWLFEPAMARNHPALDRVGLVLAVAPYGQGVEQAAWAAFSRDTGIPVVIDGAATFERLAAFPGELVGQVPVALSLHATKTFSTGEGGAVVCADRGLLDRATAALNFGFNGERISSMPGTNGKMSEYHAAVGLAALEAWPETQAAFDKAAYTYRRQAEAAGCGDRVVTAPRIASCYTLYHARDAVEAAAVENALHAARIEYRHWYGPGLHLEPAFRSAPRDELPNTEQLGRCLIGLPMAPDLSTQEIFRIVAALDAGLRGISGHDEEGNNG
- a CDS encoding acetyltransferase, with amino-acid sequence MADVVLFGAGQIADVARVYMDTHGPDRIVGFTADAAYCTAETFAGRPLVPWEDLERHFPPDQVQLLGPLSFRRLNEFRRARYLEGKARGYAFTSFIHPACHNYAQSIGENCFILEENTLQPFVCIGNNVMLWSGNHIGHHTRIEDHCFLAGHVGVASNVVIEEGCLIAGCGGVNYGVRLGAWSFVGMGAIIRRDLPPESVTPPTPHPRIAPYSSRRIRRLF
- a CDS encoding glycoside hydrolase family protein; its protein translation is MSCHVATVWRRMRRIIGPAEYLPWNKSRVGLPVCLPCDEHCWRIWFSACNEQGQSDALCVDVDPSDAMNILAFRQCPGLERGGDGAFDSAGLMPGCVLAVDGCILLWYSGMRLRQDVPYELAIGLAISEDGGVSFRKVSEAPVLTAGPDDAGLAHSPMVVHHPDGFEMWYAGGTEWTSFEGRVNPQYSLRCAHSPDGIHWTPAGPVFALAEQGIGAAGRPWFVASERPRLFFDVRGANRFREPTSGEAYRLHHAPLHGKTIRPAEIEPVVFTPVPTADDWDGWMQAYCCIVPFRDSHIMFYTGNGFGRAGFGYAVAEPVSGAEQIPDRGRS